A genomic stretch from Pristiophorus japonicus isolate sPriJap1 chromosome 6, sPriJap1.hap1, whole genome shotgun sequence includes:
- the asb12a gene encoding ankyrin repeat and SOCS box protein 12a, which translates to MELKIMWPVKMSLVDITKIFSMLQGKDEEDDNGDRSQLHQAVSKDDDKLLAELLSQERYMRFLNSRSGWGVPGTPLRLAATRGHLKCLEVLLVHNAEVDSLDVKAQTPLFTAVSGRHLDCVQALLRAGANPNGSIYNNSSPILIAARDGEVEILKELLEHGAEVNVRSKMPDWASNPCACSGPLYLSLVYGHFDCFRLLLLYGANPDFNCTEERLLARIKPPKTALEMCFKYGCGAEYVQLLIDFGANLYLPDLPANKNINLNEVFKLLTRARAQPRCLMSLSRITIRKYLKQAKGLHSIDQLDIPPILKNYVKHQI; encoded by the exons ATGGAACTGAAGATTATGTGGCCTGTGAAAATGAGTCTGGTGGACATCACCAAGATATTTTCCATGCTTCAGGGAAAGGATGAAGAAGATGACAATGGAGATAGAAGTCAGCTGCACCAAGCTGTCTCTAAAGATGATGACAAACTGTTAGCTGAACTTCTATCCCAGGAGAGGTACATGAGATTTCTTAATAGCCGGAGTGGCTGGGGTGTTCCAGGGACCCCTCTTCGTTTAGCAGCTACACGGGGTCACCTGAAATGTCTGGAGGTCCTCCTAGTCCATAATGCTGAGGTGGACAGTTTGGATGTGAAGGCTCAAACCCCTTTGTTCACTGCTGTTAGCGGCAGGCATTTGGATTGTGTCCAAGCCTTGCTTAGGGCAGGAGCTAATCCCAATGGAAGTATATACAACAACAGCTCACCTATTCTGATTGCTGCCAGAGATGGGGAGGTGGAGATTTTAAAGGAACTGTTGGAGCACGGGGCAGAAGTCAATGTGCGCTCCAAGATGCCGGATTGGGCCTCCAATCCCTGTGCTTGCAGTGGTCCTCTCTATCTTTCTTTGGTGTATGGACACTTTGATTGCTTTCGTCTTCTTCTCTTGTATGGAGCAAACCCAGATTTTAACTGCACCGAGGAGAGACTACTGGCAAGAATTAAACCACCAAAGACTGCTCTGGAGATGTGTTTCAAATATGGCTGTGGGGCTGAATATGTGCAGCTGCTCATAGACTTTGGAGCAAACCTTTATTTACCAGATCTCCCTGCAAATAAAAATATAAACCTAAATGAAGTGTTTAAACTTCTAACCAGAGCTAGAG CTCAACCAAGGTGCTTGATGTCACTGTCTAGGATAACCATCCGCAAATATCTCAAACAAGCAAAAGGACTACATTCCATAGACCAGCTGGATATACCACCAATCCTAAAAAATTATGTGAAACACCAGATCTGA